Proteins found in one Hypericibacter terrae genomic segment:
- a CDS encoding ABC transporter permease produces MNHRLEARLVEIVLYGSVAAVLVFFYLPIFTLIAFSFHEGRYLTLPFDGFSLDWYAALLDNPNAKGALVNSTVIALISMVASTIFGTLAGIVAVRYRFPGKKPFLALSAAPLVFPQLLLGIVLLLWFSVLGRWLDFNNGVTTAIIGHVVYITPFAMVIVAVQVFNFDATLEDAARDCGAGDWEVYRYVTIPLLWPGIFSAAIFAFLLSWGNFYLTYSLAGSTRTLPTFVFSGIATGSSPLYPAMATVVFIPGILLVMLADGLRRRAARGGV; encoded by the coding sequence ATGAACCACCGCCTCGAAGCCCGGCTCGTCGAAATCGTTCTCTACGGCTCGGTCGCGGCCGTCCTGGTATTCTTCTATCTCCCGATCTTCACGCTGATCGCATTCTCCTTCCATGAGGGGCGCTATCTGACGCTGCCCTTCGACGGCTTTTCGCTCGACTGGTATGCGGCCCTGCTCGACAACCCCAACGCCAAGGGAGCGCTCGTCAATTCGACCGTGATCGCGCTCATCTCCATGGTGGCGAGCACGATCTTCGGCACCCTGGCCGGCATCGTGGCGGTGCGTTATCGCTTTCCGGGCAAGAAGCCCTTCCTCGCCCTGTCGGCTGCTCCCCTGGTATTCCCGCAACTGCTGCTCGGTATCGTGCTGCTGCTGTGGTTCTCGGTGCTGGGGCGCTGGCTCGATTTCAACAACGGCGTCACGACGGCCATCATCGGACATGTGGTCTATATCACCCCCTTTGCCATGGTGATCGTCGCAGTCCAGGTGTTCAATTTCGACGCGACGCTCGAGGATGCGGCGCGCGACTGCGGTGCGGGCGACTGGGAGGTTTATCGCTACGTCACGATCCCGCTGCTTTGGCCCGGTATCTTCTCGGCCGCCATCTTTGCCTTCCTCCTGTCCTGGGGAAATTTCTACCTGACCTACAGCCTCGCCGGCTCGACCCGCACGCTGCCCACCTTTGTCTTCAGCGGCATCGCCACCGGTTCATCGCCGCTCTATCCGGCGATGGCGACGGTCGTCTTCATTCCGGGTATCCTGCTGGTGATGCTGGCGGACGGCCTGCGCCGGCGGGCCGCCCGCGGCGGCGTCTGA
- a CDS encoding ABC transporter ATP-binding protein — translation MARTDTHDADLLEIVDLKKSFGSYEALKGVSLTVRQGEFMALVGPSGCGKTTLLKHVAGFEEPTAGTLRIDGKEMVGVPPAQRPTSMVFQRLALFPHMTVAQNIGFPLKLRKMAHPEIEARVRAMITLMELRPEYLGRYPRQLSGGEQQRVALARSMVSEPKLLLLDEPLSALDVKLKKVLQAELKRLHRSLGVTFLHVTHDLEEAMMLADRICVMRAGEILQIGRPDDIYYRPANAFVAGFIGETNLFPVDITSIEESGVGYRSGEIQDATNRVPRALAAKVLAEGAAHMMVRPELIHIARSGVSGGFDCRLPASITELFVKGGTIQYRARSSLGQDIVFEMPGTSERPADIGDKVELGWNKADIFLFCTEA, via the coding sequence ATGGCCCGAACCGATACCCATGACGCCGATCTCCTCGAGATCGTCGACCTCAAGAAGAGCTTCGGTAGCTACGAGGCGCTGAAGGGCGTCTCGCTCACGGTCCGTCAGGGCGAGTTCATGGCCCTGGTCGGCCCCTCGGGCTGCGGCAAGACCACGCTCCTGAAGCATGTCGCGGGCTTCGAGGAACCGACCGCGGGAACCTTGCGCATCGACGGCAAGGAGATGGTGGGCGTACCGCCGGCGCAGCGTCCGACCAGCATGGTGTTCCAGCGCCTGGCGCTCTTCCCCCATATGACGGTGGCGCAGAATATCGGCTTCCCGCTGAAACTGCGGAAGATGGCGCATCCCGAGATCGAGGCGCGGGTGCGCGCCATGATCACGCTGATGGAGCTGCGTCCCGAATATCTCGGCCGCTATCCGCGCCAGCTTTCGGGCGGCGAGCAGCAGCGCGTGGCGCTCGCCCGCTCGATGGTGTCCGAGCCCAAGCTTCTCCTGCTGGACGAGCCGCTCTCGGCGCTCGACGTCAAGCTCAAGAAGGTGCTGCAGGCCGAGCTCAAGCGGCTCCATCGCAGCCTCGGCGTGACCTTCCTCCATGTCACGCACGACCTCGAGGAAGCGATGATGCTGGCCGACCGCATCTGCGTCATGCGCGCCGGCGAGATCCTGCAGATCGGCAGGCCCGACGACATCTATTACCGGCCCGCCAACGCCTTCGTCGCCGGCTTCATCGGCGAGACCAATCTCTTTCCGGTCGACATCACCTCGATCGAGGAATCGGGCGTCGGTTATCGCTCCGGCGAGATCCAGGACGCCACCAACCGCGTTCCTCGCGCGCTCGCCGCCAAGGTCCTCGCCGAGGGCGCCGCGCATATGATGGTGCGCCCGGAGCTGATCCACATCGCGCGCAGCGGCGTCTCCGGCGGCTTCGATTGCCGCCTTCCGGCGAGCATCACCGAGCTCTTCGTCAAGGGCGGCACGATCCAGTACCGGGCCCGATCGAGCCTGGGCCAGGACATCGTGTTCGAGATGCCCGGCACCTCGGAACGGCCCGCCGACATCGGCGACAAGGTCGAGCTCGGCTGGAACAAGGCCGACATCTTCCTCTTCTGCACCGAGGCCTGA
- a CDS encoding helix-turn-helix transcriptional regulator, with product MRSAKTPKTSRSNLLLGQWSRGMGELIDARGRSGFDQVLWQAVRRLVDFDFVMTFAYRGHDRPLALGDTLDAPRRRVIVSDYLNGPYLLDPFFQATLDQVRSGAHRLAALAPDRFRQSEYCRAHYARTRIGEEVGFFFALAEDVVGVTSFARWADSPPLSRADLQLLRLIEPALQAICQCHWSQVGPSFAPKNGPSPRSAAVPRSAPFARAFERFGKPLSARERQIVTLVLQGHSTESIARHLDISPGTVKIHRKNIYRKLAISTQAELFAAFLGAIA from the coding sequence ATGCGCTCTGCCAAAACGCCCAAGACCTCGCGATCCAACCTGCTGCTCGGACAATGGAGCCGCGGCATGGGCGAACTCATCGACGCGCGCGGGCGCAGCGGTTTCGACCAGGTGCTGTGGCAGGCGGTGCGCCGGCTGGTCGACTTCGACTTCGTCATGACCTTTGCCTATCGCGGCCATGACCGGCCGCTGGCGCTGGGCGACACGCTCGATGCGCCACGTCGGCGGGTGATCGTGTCGGATTATCTCAACGGCCCCTATCTGCTGGACCCCTTCTTCCAGGCGACGCTCGATCAGGTGCGCAGCGGCGCTCACCGGCTGGCGGCGCTGGCGCCCGACCGCTTCCGGCAGAGCGAATATTGCCGCGCCCATTACGCTCGCACCCGGATCGGTGAAGAAGTCGGATTCTTCTTCGCGCTGGCCGAGGACGTGGTCGGCGTCACCTCCTTCGCGCGCTGGGCCGACAGCCCGCCGCTTTCGCGCGCCGACCTGCAATTGCTGCGCCTGATCGAGCCGGCGCTCCAGGCCATCTGCCAATGCCATTGGTCGCAAGTGGGACCGAGCTTCGCGCCCAAGAACGGGCCGTCCCCGCGCAGCGCCGCGGTCCCGCGAAGCGCGCCCTTTGCCCGCGCTTTCGAGCGCTTCGGCAAGCCGCTGTCGGCCCGCGAGCGACAGATCGTGACCCTCGTGCTCCAGGGCCATTCCACGGAATCGATCGCGCGCCATCTCGATATCAGCCCAGGCACGGTGAAGATCCACCGCAAGAACATCTACCGGAAGCTCGCCATTTCGACCCAGGCGGAGCTGTTCGCGGCCTTTCTCGGCGCCATCGCCTGA
- a CDS encoding CocE/NonD family hydrolase, with the protein MMTDRFHNTVREIENAWIELKDGCRLAARIWLPEGAEAKKVPAILEYLPYRKRDGTAVRDQLTHPYFAAHGYASLRVDMRGNGESDGVMLDEYLKQEQDDAIEVLDWIARQPWSTGKVGMIGISWGGFNGLQVAARRPEPLKAVVSICSTVDRYADDIHYKGGCQLNENLGWSSTMFAYSSRPPDPALVGDRWREIWMERLENEPLLIKNWLEHQRRDEYWKHGSICEDWNSIEAAVLAVGGWADAYRNAPLQLVARLKAPCKALIGPWLHKYPHFAVPAPRIGFLQECLRWWDYWLKGIDTGVMKEPDVRAYMQDSVPASTFYKERPGRWIAEPSWPSPHIRPLTLAMNANGLAPQAGPETPLELASPQTTGSVGGEYCAIWLGPESPGDQRVDDAGSLCFDGAPLAAPLEIFGTPEIELELAIDKPQGFVCVRLCDVWPDGQSVRVSYGFLNLAHRNSHEHPSPVPVGQRLKVKVKLDDCAHAFRQGNRLRIAVSTSYWPMIWPSPERVHLTLQAGKCRAILPERPHRAETAPHFEPPDSAPPLKLETVRPGSNVRRLEQDLGSGEWKLVIEDDFGETRDTTHGLVSGGAGRETWRVHPDDPLQAVGETHWTMTVSRPGWSTRTETYCRLRADRTRFFLEGRLEAYEGDKLVLEREWKSEHPREMM; encoded by the coding sequence ATGATGACGGACCGTTTCCATAACACCGTGCGCGAGATCGAGAACGCCTGGATCGAGCTCAAGGATGGCTGCCGCCTGGCGGCACGCATCTGGCTGCCGGAAGGCGCCGAAGCGAAGAAGGTGCCGGCCATTCTCGAATATCTCCCCTATCGCAAGCGCGACGGCACCGCCGTGCGCGACCAGCTCACCCATCCCTATTTCGCGGCCCATGGCTATGCGTCCTTACGCGTCGACATGCGCGGCAACGGCGAATCCGACGGGGTGATGCTGGACGAATATCTGAAGCAGGAGCAGGACGACGCGATCGAGGTGCTCGACTGGATCGCGCGCCAGCCCTGGTCGACCGGCAAGGTCGGCATGATCGGCATCTCCTGGGGCGGCTTCAACGGGCTTCAGGTCGCCGCACGGCGTCCCGAACCGCTGAAGGCCGTGGTCTCGATCTGCTCGACCGTGGATCGCTATGCCGACGACATCCATTACAAGGGCGGCTGCCAGCTCAACGAGAATCTCGGCTGGTCCTCGACCATGTTCGCCTATTCCTCGCGGCCCCCCGATCCGGCGCTGGTCGGCGACCGCTGGCGCGAGATCTGGATGGAGCGGCTCGAGAACGAGCCGTTGCTGATCAAGAACTGGCTGGAGCATCAGCGCCGCGACGAATACTGGAAACATGGCTCGATCTGCGAGGACTGGAATTCGATCGAGGCGGCCGTGCTGGCCGTGGGCGGCTGGGCCGACGCCTATCGCAACGCGCCGCTCCAACTGGTCGCCCGTCTCAAGGCGCCCTGCAAGGCGCTGATCGGGCCCTGGCTGCATAAATATCCGCATTTCGCCGTGCCGGCGCCGCGCATCGGCTTCCTGCAGGAATGCCTGCGCTGGTGGGACTACTGGCTCAAGGGGATCGATACCGGCGTGATGAAGGAGCCGGACGTGCGGGCCTATATGCAGGACAGCGTGCCCGCCAGCACCTTCTACAAGGAACGGCCCGGCCGCTGGATCGCCGAACCCTCCTGGCCGTCGCCCCACATCAGGCCGCTGACCCTGGCGATGAATGCCAACGGTCTGGCGCCGCAGGCGGGACCCGAAACGCCGCTCGAGCTCGCCTCGCCGCAGACCACGGGCTCGGTCGGCGGCGAATATTGCGCCATCTGGCTGGGGCCGGAATCGCCGGGCGACCAGCGCGTCGACGATGCGGGCTCGCTCTGTTTCGACGGCGCGCCGCTGGCGGCGCCGCTCGAAATCTTCGGCACGCCCGAGATCGAGCTCGAGCTCGCGATCGACAAGCCGCAGGGCTTCGTCTGCGTCCGGCTCTGCGATGTCTGGCCCGACGGCCAGTCGGTCCGGGTGAGCTACGGTTTCCTCAACCTCGCCCATCGCAACAGCCACGAGCATCCGAGCCCGGTGCCCGTGGGTCAGCGGCTCAAGGTGAAGGTCAAGCTCGACGACTGCGCCCATGCCTTCCGCCAGGGCAACCGGCTGCGCATTGCTGTCTCGACCAGCTACTGGCCGATGATCTGGCCCTCGCCCGAGCGGGTGCATCTCACGCTCCAGGCCGGAAAATGCCGGGCGATCCTGCCCGAGCGCCCGCACCGGGCCGAGACCGCCCCCCATTTCGAGCCGCCCGACAGCGCCCCGCCGCTCAAGCTCGAAACCGTGCGGCCAGGATCGAATGTCCGCCGCCTCGAGCAGGATCTGGGCTCGGGCGAATGGAAGCTGGTGATCGAGGACGATTTCGGCGAGACGCGCGACACCACCCATGGCCTCGTCAGCGGCGGCGCCGGCCGCGAGACTTGGCGGGTCCATCCCGACGATCCGCTGCAGGCCGTGGGCGAGACCCATTGGACCATGACCGTGTCGCGACCCGGATGGTCGACCCGGA
- a CDS encoding ABC transporter permease, with product MATEVERSWRDPALIGKALPTVLLQTSCFLAPLLMTFLLTFQKTKNFQLTWAWNLDVWTDVFTKPHYWTILIHTLVMAVTCTALCVVLSLPIAYALATRMKRFENHIKILITFAFLTDATLKTFGWVLFLDAHGAANYLLEQIGFAPGTIAILFTDWATMLGMVYSLLAFTIFTIYLSIDQIDRSLILAAYDAGAGKFRAFWEVTLPLCRPGIWAGVVLVFLLAVGVFLEPKVLGGGKSPMSAELIRQTFETRVNWPLGAALTFVLMAAAVFFILLFNRVYSLKRSMVA from the coding sequence ATGGCGACGGAGGTCGAACGCAGCTGGCGCGATCCCGCCTTGATCGGCAAGGCCCTGCCGACCGTGCTGCTGCAGACGAGCTGCTTCCTGGCGCCGCTGCTGATGACCTTCCTGCTGACCTTCCAGAAGACCAAGAACTTTCAGCTCACCTGGGCGTGGAACCTCGATGTCTGGACCGACGTCTTCACCAAGCCGCATTACTGGACCATCCTGATCCATACGCTCGTCATGGCGGTAACCTGCACCGCCCTGTGCGTGGTGCTGTCGCTGCCGATCGCCTATGCGCTGGCGACCCGCATGAAGCGCTTCGAGAATCACATCAAGATTCTCATCACCTTCGCCTTCCTGACGGACGCGACGCTCAAGACCTTCGGCTGGGTGCTGTTCCTCGATGCCCATGGGGCCGCGAATTATCTGCTGGAGCAGATCGGGTTCGCACCCGGCACGATCGCCATCCTCTTCACCGACTGGGCGACCATGCTGGGCATGGTCTATAGCCTGCTGGCCTTCACCATTTTCACGATCTATCTCTCGATCGACCAGATCGACCGCTCGCTGATCCTCGCCGCCTACGACGCCGGGGCCGGCAAGTTCCGCGCCTTCTGGGAGGTGACCCTGCCGCTCTGCCGCCCGGGCATCTGGGCCGGCGTGGTGCTGGTGTTCCTGCTGGCGGTCGGCGTCTTCCTCGAGCCCAAGGTGCTGGGCGGCGGCAAATCGCCGATGTCGGCCGAGCTGATCCGCCAGACCTTCGAAACCCGCGTGAACTGGCCCTTGGGCGCCGCCCTCACCTTCGTGCTGATGGCTGCGGCGGTGTTCTTCATCCTGCTGTTCAACCGGGTCTATTCGCTCAAGCGCTCGATGGTGGCCTGA
- a CDS encoding ABC transporter substrate-binding protein, which yields MSKSWYSDLPQYYQRQIKAMGLDDAGMSRRRAMKAMAAAAGAAAAAGLVKPAAAAANLSYMCWEGYNDPRIIEPFKKANDCDVSFDLIVDSPGGFAKLQAGASREVDIVSTDMPWVTRMGPAGLALELDPTQYADIYATFYPQFRPPFEPLITDGKTIGVATRWGWVGPCLNLDHDKPEDWKTYDGVFDPKNKDKICVMDWGDWPILPMALHAGVNPYEELDKNGLEEVRKVLRAMFKNTRTLVGDLTLAQKGLLDGSLKCCVGSGSYMTSAMRKQGHKNILAVVPEPKNGLKTGIIWVEATAILKETDQPDLSRKLLKHVVSKESGKILSLLDTTSNVVTNAEVEKEYTDEEKSILQVDYMWHAWDNSQMHRIAPNIDEMLAIWQEELAAAQ from the coding sequence ATGAGCAAGAGCTGGTACAGCGACCTGCCGCAATATTACCAACGCCAGATCAAGGCGATGGGCCTCGACGATGCCGGCATGAGCCGGCGCCGCGCGATGAAGGCCATGGCCGCCGCAGCGGGTGCCGCCGCCGCCGCGGGCCTGGTCAAGCCGGCCGCGGCCGCGGCCAATCTCAGCTATATGTGCTGGGAAGGCTACAACGACCCGCGCATCATCGAGCCCTTCAAGAAGGCCAATGATTGCGACGTCTCGTTCGACCTGATCGTCGATTCTCCCGGCGGTTTCGCCAAGCTGCAGGCGGGCGCGTCGCGCGAGGTCGATATCGTCTCGACGGACATGCCCTGGGTCACCCGCATGGGACCCGCCGGCCTCGCCCTCGAGCTCGACCCCACCCAGTATGCCGACATCTATGCGACCTTCTATCCGCAGTTCCGCCCGCCCTTCGAGCCGCTGATCACCGACGGCAAGACCATCGGCGTCGCCACCCGCTGGGGTTGGGTCGGACCCTGCCTCAATCTCGATCACGACAAGCCCGAGGATTGGAAGACCTATGACGGCGTCTTCGATCCGAAGAACAAGGACAAGATCTGCGTGATGGATTGGGGCGATTGGCCGATCCTGCCGATGGCTCTCCATGCCGGCGTCAATCCCTATGAGGAGCTCGACAAGAACGGCCTCGAGGAGGTGCGCAAGGTGCTGCGCGCCATGTTCAAGAACACCCGCACGCTCGTGGGCGACCTGACCCTGGCGCAGAAGGGCCTGCTCGACGGCTCGCTCAAATGCTGCGTCGGCTCCGGCTCCTACATGACGTCGGCCATGCGCAAGCAGGGCCACAAGAACATCCTCGCGGTCGTTCCTGAGCCCAAGAACGGGCTGAAGACGGGCATCATCTGGGTCGAGGCGACGGCGATCCTGAAGGAAACGGACCAGCCGGATCTTTCGCGCAAGCTCCTCAAGCATGTCGTCTCGAAGGAGAGCGGCAAGATCCTCTCGCTCCTCGACACCACCTCCAACGTTGTGACCAACGCAGAGGTCGAGAAGGAGTACACCGACGAGGAGAAGTCGATCCTCCAGGTCGATTACATGTGGCACGCCTGGGACAACAGCCAGATGCACCGCATCGCGCCGAACATCGACGAGATGCTGGCGATCTGGCAGGAAGAACTGGCGGCGGCCCAGTAA